One genomic region from Macaca mulatta isolate MMU2019108-1 chromosome 20, T2T-MMU8v2.0, whole genome shotgun sequence encodes:
- the NAGPA gene encoding N-acetylglucosamine-1-phosphodiester alpha-N-acetylglucosaminidase, with protein sequence MAASTGRWLLLRLALLGFLWEASGGLDSGASRDDDLLLPYPRARARLPRDCTRVRAGRREHESWPPPPATPGAGGLAVRTFVSHFRDRAVTGHLTRAVAPLLTFSVLEPGGPGGCAARRRATVEETARAAGCRVAQNGGFFRMNTGECLGNVVSDERRVSSSGGLQNAQFGIRRDGTLVIGYLSEEEVLDTENPFVQLLSGVVWLIRNGSIYINESQATECDETQETGSFSKFVNVISARTAIGHDRKGQLVLFHADGQTEQRGINLWEMAEFLLKQDVVNAINLDGGGSATFVLNGTLASYPSDHCQDNMWRCPRQVSTVVCVHEPRCQPPDCHGHGTCVDGHCQCTGHFWRGPSCGELDCGPSNCSQHGQCTETGCRCDAGWTGSNCSEECPLGWHGPGCQRPCECEHHCPCDPKTANCSVSGVKQCLQPSEATLRAGELSFFTRTTWLALTLALAFLLLLSLAANLSLLLSRAERNRRLRGDYAYHPLQEMNGELLAVEKEQPRGAHNPFKD encoded by the exons ATGGCGGCCTCCACGGGTCGTTGGCTTCTCCTCCGGCTTGCGCTACTCGGCTTCCTCTGGGAAGCGTCCGGCGGCCTCGACTCGGG GGCCTCCCGCGACGACGACCTGCTACTGCCCTAtccacgcgcgcgcgcgcgcctcCCCCGGGACTGCACACGGGTGCGCGCCGGCCGCCGCGAGCACGAGAGTTGGCCTCCGCCCCCCGCGACCCCCGGCGCAGGCGGTCTGGCCGTGCGCACCTTCGTGTCGCACTTCAGGGACCGCGCGGTGACCGGCCACCTGACGCGGGCCGTTGCGCCCCTGCTCACCTTCTCGGTGCTGGAGCCCGGTGGGCCCGGCGGCTGCGCGGCGAGACGACGCGCCACCGTGGAGGAGACGGCGCGGGCGGCCGGCTGCCGCGTAGCCCAGAACGGCGGCTTCTTCCGCATGAACACGGGCGAGTGCCTGGGGAACGTGGTGAGCGACGAGCGGCGGGTGAGCAGCTCCGGGGGGCTGCAGAACGCGCAGTTCGGGATCCGCCGCGACGGGACCCTGGTCATCGG GTACCTGTCTGAGGAGGAGGTGCTGGACACTGAGAACCCATTTGTGCAGCTGCTGAGTGGGGTCGTGTGGCTGATTCGTAATGGAAGCATCTACATCAACGAGAGCCAAGCCACAGAGTGCGACGAGACACAGGAGACAG GTTCCTTTAGCAAATTTGTGAATGTGATATCAGCCAGGACGGCCATTGGCCACGACCGGAAAGGGCAGCTGGTGCTCTTTCATGCGGACGGCCAAACGGAGCAGCGTGG CATCAACCTGTGGGAAATGGCGGAGTTCCTGCTGAAACAGGACGTGGTCAACGCCATCAACCTGGATGGGGGTGGCTCTGCCACCTTCGTGCTCAATGGGACCTTGGCCAGTTACCCGTCAGATCACTG CCAGGACAACATGTGGCGCTGTCCCCGCCAAGTGTCCACCGTGGTGTGTGTGCACGAACCCCGCTGCCAGCCACCTGACTGCCACGGCCATGGGACCTGCGTGGACGGGCACTGCCAGTGCACCGGGCACTTCTGGCGGGGTCCCAGCTGCGGCGAGCTGGATTGTGGCCCTTCTAACTGCAGCCAGCACGGGCAGTGCACAGAGA CTGGCTGCCGCTGTGATGCCGGCTGGACCGGGTCCAACTGCAGTGAAG AGTGTCCACTTGGCTGGCACGGGCCGGGCTGCCAGAGGCCTTGTGAGTGTGAGCACCATTGTCCCTGTGACCCCAAGACTGCCAACTGCAGCGTCTCCGGAG TAAAGCAGTGTCTCCAGCCATCTGAAGCCACCCTGAGGGCGGGAGAACTCTCCTTTTTCACCAG GACCACCTGGCTAGCCCTCACCCTGGCGCTGGCCTTCCTCCTGCTGCTCAGCCTCGCCGCGAACCTGTCCTTGCTCCTGTCCAGAGCAGAGAGGAACCGGCGCCTGCGTGGGGACTATGCATACCACCCGCTGCAGGAGATGAACGGGGAGCTTCTGGCCGTAGAGAAGGAGCAGCCAAGGGGCGCCCACAACCCCTTCAAGGACTGA